A stretch of Desulfotalea psychrophila LSv54 DNA encodes these proteins:
- the recA gene encoding recombinase RecA, with amino-acid sequence MVGATAKDKAGSVENAISQIQKQFGKGSIMRLGEQALEAIPVISTGALSLDIALGVGGLPKGRMTEIYGPESSGKTTLALHVVAEAQKLGGIAAFIDAEHALDTAYAEKLGVNIDNLLVSQPDFGEQALEIAEILIRSGGVDIIVVDSVAALTPKAEIDGNVGDVHVGLQARLMSQAMRKFAGVLNRSNTVLIFINQIRMKIGVMFGSPETTTGGNALKFYCSERLDIRRIGAIKDGQEITGNRTRVKVVKNKVAPPFKIAEFDIIYGEGISKIGDMFDLAVGLDIIDKSGSWYSYKNERIGQGRENSKQFLMDTPAICHEIEEKVRSAYGLPDREETKREETAQIPDTEKTKDV; translated from the coding sequence ATGGTAGGTGCAACAGCAAAAGACAAAGCAGGCAGCGTTGAGAATGCAATCAGCCAGATCCAGAAACAATTTGGTAAGGGCTCCATCATGCGCCTGGGTGAGCAGGCACTGGAGGCAATCCCTGTCATCTCCACGGGCGCTCTCAGCCTCGACATTGCCCTCGGGGTCGGCGGTCTGCCCAAGGGCAGAATGACAGAGATATATGGCCCCGAATCATCGGGGAAAACCACCCTGGCCCTCCATGTAGTTGCCGAGGCACAAAAATTAGGTGGAATAGCCGCCTTCATCGATGCAGAGCATGCCCTTGATACCGCCTACGCAGAAAAACTCGGCGTAAATATTGACAATCTCCTGGTTTCTCAACCGGATTTCGGTGAGCAGGCCCTGGAAATTGCAGAGATACTCATTAGATCAGGCGGGGTTGACATCATCGTCGTCGACTCCGTTGCCGCCCTTACTCCCAAGGCTGAAATAGACGGTAATGTTGGAGATGTCCACGTTGGCCTTCAGGCTCGCCTTATGTCGCAGGCCATGCGGAAATTTGCCGGGGTCCTCAACCGGAGCAACACCGTTTTAATTTTTATCAATCAAATCCGAATGAAAATCGGAGTGATGTTTGGTAGTCCTGAAACCACAACAGGCGGCAACGCCCTCAAATTTTACTGTTCAGAGCGTCTTGATATTCGCCGGATAGGTGCCATTAAAGACGGACAGGAAATTACCGGTAACCGAACCAGGGTAAAGGTCGTCAAAAATAAAGTTGCCCCACCCTTTAAGATTGCTGAGTTTGACATTATCTACGGCGAAGGCATATCTAAAATTGGCGACATGTTTGACCTTGCCGTTGGCCTGGATATTATTGACAAAAGCGGATCCTGGTATTCCTATAAAAATGAACGTATAGGTCAGGGACGAGAGAATTCAAAACAATTCCTTATGGACACACCTGCCATCTGTCATGAAATAGAGGAGAAGGTTCGATCTGCCTACGGACTTCCGGACCGGGAAGAGACCAAAAGAGAGGAGACGGCACAGATACCTGACACAGAGAAAACAAAGGACGTATGA